The uncultured Desulfuromonas sp. genome has a segment encoding these proteins:
- the trxB gene encoding thioredoxin-disulfide reductase gives MSETVYDVVIIGGGPAGLTAGLYCSRARLNTLLIEKMILGGQVMITTDVENYPGFPGGITGPELMERFQTHCQEFGLQVTTGEVTTIVDEGKVKRIKTSDGDLLARSVIIATGAQPRKLGIPGEKELTGRGVSYCATCDGAFYRNVPVAINGGGDTAVEEAMFLSRFASKVYLIHRRDQLRAVEVLQERLKANDKIEVLWNKTVQEAHGDNSGLTHLTLEDTQTGEHSTLETTGLFVAIGVTPITHFLDGVVDLNDDGYVMTDNQCQTSVEGILAAGDVRSGVLKQIATAVGDGATAAWVIEKYLSEQE, from the coding sequence ATGTCGGAAACTGTATACGATGTTGTGATCATTGGCGGCGGACCTGCCGGACTGACGGCGGGGCTCTACTGCTCCCGTGCCCGTCTCAACACCCTGCTGATTGAAAAGATGATTCTCGGCGGCCAGGTGATGATCACCACCGACGTGGAAAACTACCCCGGTTTTCCCGGCGGCATCACCGGTCCGGAGCTGATGGAGCGCTTCCAGACCCACTGCCAGGAATTCGGTCTCCAGGTGACCACCGGTGAAGTCACCACCATTGTCGACGAAGGCAAAGTCAAACGGATCAAAACCAGTGATGGCGACCTGCTCGCCCGATCCGTGATCATTGCCACCGGTGCCCAACCGCGCAAGCTGGGGATTCCCGGCGAGAAGGAGCTGACCGGGCGTGGCGTCTCCTACTGCGCCACCTGCGACGGCGCCTTTTACCGCAATGTTCCGGTGGCCATCAATGGCGGTGGTGATACAGCGGTCGAAGAGGCCATGTTCCTCAGCCGTTTTGCCAGCAAGGTCTATCTGATCCATCGCCGTGACCAGCTCCGTGCTGTTGAGGTGCTTCAGGAACGGCTCAAAGCCAATGATAAAATCGAAGTTCTGTGGAATAAGACCGTCCAGGAAGCTCACGGTGACAATAGCGGCCTGACCCACCTGACTCTGGAAGACACCCAGACCGGCGAGCACAGTACCCTGGAAACCACCGGCCTGTTTGTCGCCATCGGTGTCACCCCGATCACCCATTTCCTCGACGGGGTGGTCGACCTCAACGACGACGGCTATGTCATGACCGACAACCAATGCCAGACCTCGGTCGAAGGAATTCTCGCCGCCGGCGATGTGCGTTCCGGCGTCTTGAAACAGATTGCCACCGCCGTCGGCGATGGCGCGACCGCGGCCTGGGTCATCGAAAAATACCTCTCGGAACAAGAATAA
- a CDS encoding carbon-nitrogen family hydrolase → MKYDVTAAAVQFNITLGEVDRNLAIAGDALHRVAARGAQLAVLPEMWSTGYDYRRLAQLAEETPRVLIALQSLSLELKLVIVGSLPEKQGSSLYNTLYVIDQGKQVGHYRKLHLFSSMGEDRFLAAGDHSVVVPTSAGRLGLAICYDLRFPELFRKLALEGAEILCIPAEWPKPRQEHWRTLLRARAIENQLFVVATNCCGIQGKLDFFGMSMLISARGEVLQEAGETDTELVATFSHEEMVKYRSQIPCFKDRRPEVYGKLP, encoded by the coding sequence ATGAAATACGATGTCACAGCCGCCGCGGTTCAATTTAACATTACCCTCGGCGAGGTGGACCGGAATCTGGCCATAGCCGGCGACGCCTTACACCGTGTTGCCGCCCGGGGGGCGCAGCTGGCGGTACTTCCTGAGATGTGGAGTACCGGATACGACTACCGCCGCCTGGCGCAACTCGCTGAAGAAACACCGCGTGTTCTCATCGCACTGCAATCCCTATCACTGGAACTCAAGTTGGTCATTGTCGGCAGTCTGCCGGAAAAACAGGGCAGTTCCCTGTACAACACACTGTATGTCATTGATCAGGGCAAGCAGGTCGGCCACTATCGCAAGCTGCACCTGTTCTCGTCCATGGGCGAGGACCGTTTTCTGGCAGCCGGAGATCACAGTGTCGTGGTCCCGACATCCGCAGGACGACTCGGCCTGGCCATCTGCTACGACCTGCGCTTTCCTGAATTATTTCGCAAACTGGCTCTTGAAGGTGCCGAGATCCTGTGTATCCCTGCCGAGTGGCCGAAACCGCGCCAGGAACACTGGCGCACCCTGCTGCGGGCACGGGCCATCGAAAACCAGTTGTTTGTTGTTGCCACAAATTGCTGCGGTATCCAGGGCAAACTGGATTTCTTTGGCATGAGCATGCTGATTTCCGCACGCGGCGAGGTTCTGCAGGAAGCGGGAGAAACGGATACCGAGTTGGTTGCCACCTTTTCCCATGAGGAGATGGTCAAATATCGCAGTCAGATCCCCTGTTTTAAAGATCGTCGTCCCGAAGTTTACGGCAAGCTGCCTTAA
- the nhaD gene encoding sodium:proton antiporter NhaD, which yields MKSLFTLLFILLAVPAFASGGGGHEVHDLTGTALGILSLILFVGAYSLVIMEEQLHMRKSKPVLLAAGIIWVLVAVAYKHIDPAMPHEAIKHNLIEYAELFLFLLSAMTYINAMEERNVFQALRSWLVSRGFSLRVIFWLTGLLAFLISPIADNLTTALLMGAVVMAVGGSNQRFVVMACINVVVGANAGGAFSPFGDITTLMVWQKGMVDFGEFFALFLPSLVNWLVPALIMNFMISKETPQALDEKVNMKFGAKRVMVLFLCTIITAVSFHNFLHLPPAAGMMLGLGYLGMFSYYIKRKEHAALMADGPMDMTSEEMHHGFDLFRKIARAEWDTLLFFYGVILCVGGLGQFGYLAMASQTMYTGLGPFQANVLVGILSAIVDNIPVMFAVLTMEPHMSHGHWLLVTLTAGVGGSLLSIGSAAGVALMGTARGIYTFGRHLVFTPAIALGYAASIALHMWINASHFH from the coding sequence TTGAAAAGCTTGTTTACACTCTTGTTCATTCTGTTGGCAGTGCCGGCGTTTGCGAGTGGTGGCGGGGGTCATGAAGTTCATGATCTGACCGGAACCGCTCTGGGTATTCTGTCTCTGATCCTCTTCGTGGGGGCCTATAGTCTGGTCATCATGGAAGAGCAACTGCACATGCGCAAAAGTAAGCCGGTATTGCTGGCTGCTGGTATCATCTGGGTTCTGGTCGCTGTTGCCTACAAGCATATTGATCCGGCGATGCCGCATGAAGCGATTAAACACAACCTGATCGAGTATGCGGAGCTGTTCCTGTTCCTGCTCTCAGCCATGACCTACATCAATGCCATGGAAGAACGTAACGTCTTTCAGGCGCTGCGCTCCTGGCTGGTTTCTCGCGGTTTTTCACTGCGCGTCATTTTCTGGCTGACCGGCCTGCTGGCCTTCCTGATCTCACCGATCGCTGACAACCTGACTACCGCCCTGCTCATGGGTGCGGTTGTTATGGCTGTCGGTGGCTCCAACCAACGCTTCGTCGTCATGGCCTGTATCAACGTTGTTGTCGGTGCCAACGCCGGCGGCGCATTTTCCCCGTTTGGTGATATCACCACGCTGATGGTCTGGCAAAAAGGGATGGTTGATTTCGGCGAATTCTTCGCCTTGTTCCTGCCTTCCCTGGTGAACTGGCTGGTGCCGGCGTTGATCATGAACTTTATGATCAGCAAGGAAACTCCTCAGGCTCTCGACGAAAAGGTCAACATGAAGTTTGGCGCTAAGCGTGTCATGGTTCTGTTCCTGTGCACCATTATTACCGCCGTGTCTTTCCACAACTTCCTGCACCTACCCCCCGCGGCCGGTATGATGCTGGGCCTCGGCTACCTGGGTATGTTCTCTTACTACATCAAGCGTAAAGAGCATGCGGCGTTGATGGCTGACGGTCCGATGGATATGACCAGCGAAGAAATGCATCACGGTTTTGACCTGTTCCGCAAGATTGCCCGTGCAGAGTGGGATACGCTGCTGTTTTTCTACGGTGTTATTCTCTGTGTCGGCGGTCTCGGCCAATTCGGTTATCTGGCGATGGCCTCCCAGACCATGTACACGGGTCTTGGTCCTTTCCAGGCCAACGTTCTGGTCGGTATCCTCTCGGCCATTGTTGATAACATTCCGGTCATGTTTGCCGTTCTGACCATGGAGCCGCACATGTCTCATGGTCACTGGCTGCTGGTCACCCTGACCGCCGGTGTCGGTGGCAGCCTGCTGTCCATCGGTTCCGCTGCCGGTGTTGCCCTGATGGGTACTGCGCGCGGTATCTACACCTTTGGTCGTCACCTGGTATTCACCCCGGCCATTGCCCTGGGTTATGCTGCCAGTATCGCACTGCACATGTGGATTAATGCCAGCCATTTCCACTAG
- the hemW gene encoding radical SAM family heme chaperone HemW yields the protein MLCLLGGVAVAGLYIHIPFCRHKCPYCDFYSEVGRETDLDTYVDGLCRDLQHSRTWFGDATFSTVFFGGGTPSLLQPTQVERILNQAQRHYRLTADVEISMEVNPGTVDNAGLQGYYQAGVNRLSIGVQSFDDDQLRWLQRIHDARQALAMVDEARRAGFERLNLDLMFALPGQSETSLRESCRRIAQLAVEHVAIYGLTVEPDTPLAAVEAAGGWRQSEEGDYQRQYLTLSEQLTGLGFEHYEISNFCRPGQACRHNVGYWQRQPYLGIGAGAHSFLDRGYGERWHCPDDIDHYLAKLRRGQTPRQPIETFTREQAVSEAVYLALRCRQGVDEPAFAARYGVSFSSYFSAAVSACGEALHHRGTRYFFQPKDWLLYDYYIEKFLF from the coding sequence TTGTTGTGTCTGCTCGGTGGAGTTGCTGTGGCCGGATTGTATATCCATATTCCGTTTTGTCGTCATAAGTGCCCTTATTGCGATTTCTACTCTGAGGTCGGTCGCGAAACCGATCTGGATACCTATGTCGATGGCCTGTGCCGCGATCTGCAACACAGCCGTACGTGGTTTGGTGACGCGACCTTTTCAACGGTGTTTTTCGGTGGCGGGACGCCGTCGCTGCTTCAACCGACCCAAGTGGAACGGATTCTTAACCAGGCGCAGCGCCATTATCGTCTGACTGCGGATGTTGAAATCTCCATGGAGGTCAACCCCGGCACGGTGGACAATGCTGGACTGCAGGGCTATTACCAGGCCGGTGTCAACCGACTTTCCATCGGTGTGCAATCCTTTGATGATGACCAGCTGCGTTGGCTGCAGCGGATCCATGATGCCCGCCAGGCCCTGGCCATGGTTGATGAAGCGCGGCGGGCGGGGTTCGAGCGGTTAAATCTCGATCTGATGTTTGCCCTGCCCGGCCAGAGCGAAACGTCGTTGAGGGAAAGTTGCCGTCGCATCGCCCAGCTGGCCGTCGAGCATGTGGCGATTTATGGTCTGACCGTCGAACCGGACACGCCGCTGGCGGCAGTGGAGGCGGCGGGGGGCTGGCGTCAGAGTGAAGAAGGCGACTATCAGCGTCAGTATCTGACCCTTTCCGAACAGTTGACCGGTCTCGGCTTTGAGCATTATGAAATTTCCAACTTCTGCCGTCCCGGCCAGGCCTGCCGACATAATGTCGGGTATTGGCAGCGGCAACCTTATCTGGGGATCGGTGCCGGAGCACATAGCTTCCTCGATCGGGGCTATGGAGAGCGGTGGCACTGCCCTGACGACATTGATCATTACCTGGCAAAGCTACGCCGCGGTCAGACACCGCGGCAACCCATTGAAACCTTCACCCGTGAGCAGGCCGTGTCTGAAGCTGTCTATCTGGCGCTGCGTTGTCGTCAGGGTGTTGATGAACCCGCCTTTGCGGCCCGCTACGGCGTGTCTTTTTCGAGCTATTTTTCCGCGGCCGTTTCAGCCTGTGGCGAGGCGCTTCACCATCGCGGAACGCGTTATTTTTTTCAGCCGAAAGACTGGCTTCTCTACGATTATTACATCGAAAAATTCCTATTTTAA
- the hrcA gene encoding heat-inducible transcriptional repressor HrcA, producing the protein MLKTLIVSRFIRLVVFRVAWIVMELNERSLSILEAIVEGHIASGEPMGSRTIARQQKMPLSPATVRNVMSDLEDMGYIISPHTSAGRIPTDKGYRFYVDTMLRVRNLSEAERRNIDAFCQSDNLRTQELLKKAGRILSSMSSYTGLVLAPRFDATIFRHIEFLPLSQGRLLVILVSRSGLVQNKVIELDGEMPSAHELEQIMNYLNSSLSGMTIQQVRTRIVEQMREEKARYDELMRHALALSTKVFDSDMEDEVIIEGVSNVLNQPEFSDIERMRRLFEAFEQKHHLIDLLDKSQQAEGVQIYIGSQSEYQEFDGCSLITAKYTRGDQILGSLGVIGPSRMAYSQVVPVVDYTARLVSRVLQIESE; encoded by the coding sequence GTGCTAAAGACGTTAATTGTCAGCCGGTTTATCCGGCTTGTTGTTTTTCGTGTTGCGTGGATCGTCATGGAACTCAATGAACGTAGCCTGAGTATTCTGGAAGCCATTGTCGAAGGGCATATTGCCTCCGGAGAACCGATGGGGTCACGGACCATCGCCCGACAGCAGAAGATGCCGCTGTCGCCGGCCACGGTGCGTAATGTCATGTCGGATCTGGAGGATATGGGCTATATTATTTCGCCCCATACCTCGGCGGGCCGCATCCCCACGGATAAAGGCTATCGGTTTTATGTGGATACCATGCTGCGGGTGCGCAATCTCAGCGAGGCGGAACGGCGCAATATCGACGCGTTTTGTCAGTCGGACAACCTGCGCACTCAGGAGTTGCTGAAAAAAGCCGGACGCATTCTGTCGAGTATGTCGAGTTACACCGGGCTGGTTCTGGCGCCCCGTTTTGATGCGACGATTTTTCGTCATATTGAGTTTCTGCCATTATCTCAAGGGCGGTTGCTGGTCATTCTGGTGTCGCGTTCTGGACTGGTGCAGAACAAGGTCATCGAGTTGGACGGTGAGATGCCCAGCGCCCATGAGCTCGAGCAGATCATGAACTATCTCAACAGCTCGTTGAGCGGCATGACCATTCAACAGGTCCGAACGCGCATTGTCGAACAGATGCGTGAGGAGAAAGCGCGCTACGATGAGTTGATGCGTCATGCCCTGGCGTTGTCCACCAAAGTGTTTGATTCCGACATGGAAGATGAGGTGATCATCGAAGGAGTGTCCAATGTCCTCAATCAGCCGGAATTTTCCGACATCGAACGGATGCGGCGCTTGTTTGAAGCCTTTGAACAAAAGCACCATCTGATTGACCTGCTGGATAAAAGTCAGCAGGCGGAAGGGGTGCAGATTTATATCGGCAGTCAGTCGGAGTATCAGGAGTTTGACGGCTGCAGCCTGATCACGGCGAAATACACGCGTGGTGATCAGATTCTCGGCAGTCTTGGCGTGATTGGGCCCAGTCGCATGGCCTACTCACAAGTGGTACCCGTGGTTGATTACACGGCACGGCTGGTCAGCCGTGTTTTGCAAATAGAGTCAGAATAG
- the grpE gene encoding nucleotide exchange factor GrpE, giving the protein MSKKKNPEVEEQQTPQEPEIIEAETEAEDASAQDEETDALEALKAELAASRDEVEQHKEQYLRTRAEMENFRRRMQREKEELSKFANESILREILPVIDNLERAVCHARENEADASSLLDGVEMTLSQFQKVLEKFNVIPVDAHGKPFDPACHEAMGQQENSECEPNTVVQVLQSGYMLNDRLLRPALVMVSKAASKEAEADNADK; this is encoded by the coding sequence GTGTCAAAAAAGAAAAACCCGGAAGTTGAAGAACAGCAAACACCCCAAGAGCCTGAAATTATTGAAGCGGAAACCGAGGCGGAAGACGCCTCCGCTCAGGATGAAGAGACAGATGCCCTTGAGGCGCTGAAGGCTGAATTGGCCGCGAGTCGCGATGAGGTGGAGCAGCACAAAGAGCAATATCTGCGCACCCGTGCGGAGATGGAGAATTTCCGCCGGCGCATGCAACGGGAAAAAGAGGAGTTGAGCAAGTTTGCCAACGAGTCCATCCTGCGTGAAATTCTGCCTGTGATCGACAATCTGGAACGGGCCGTGTGCCATGCCCGGGAAAATGAAGCCGATGCGTCCAGTCTGCTCGATGGGGTGGAGATGACCCTGAGCCAGTTTCAGAAAGTGCTGGAAAAGTTTAACGTCATCCCAGTGGATGCTCACGGCAAGCCATTTGATCCGGCCTGCCATGAAGCCATGGGCCAGCAGGAAAACTCGGAGTGTGAACCCAACACCGTTGTTCAGGTGCTTCAGTCCGGCTACATGCTCAATGATCGTCTACTGCGCCCGGCCCTGGTCATGGTATCCAAGGCAGCGAGCAAAGAAGCTGAAGCAGACAATGCAGACAAATAA
- the dnaK gene encoding molecular chaperone DnaK, with amino-acid sequence MGKVIGIDLGTTNSCVSVMEGGEPTVIANAEGARTTPSMVAFAENGERLVGQQAKRQAVTNPENTLFAIKRLIGRKFDSEAVQKDIEISPFKIVKADNGDAWVEARDKKYSAPEISAMILQKMKQSAADYLGEEVTEAVITVPAYFNDSQRQATKDAGKIAGLEVLRIINEPTAAALAYGLDKEGDEKIAVFDLGGGTFDVSILELGDGVFEVKSTNGDTFLGGEDFDQRIIDYLADEFIKEQGIDLRGDKMALQRLKEAAEKAKCELSSSMETDINLPFITADQSGPKHMNVKLSRSKLESICGDLLDKLEAPCRTALKDAGLSASEIGEVILVGGMTRMPAVQEKVKAIFGKAPNKGVNPDEVVSIGAAIQGGVLKGDVKDVLLLDVTPLSLGIETLGGVMTKLIEKNTTIPCKKSQIFSTAADNQPAVSVHVLQGEREMANDNKTIGRFELADIPPAPRGVPQIEVTFDLDANGIISVSAKDMGTGKEQSIKITASSGLSDEEIEKMVKDAEMHSSEDKKKRELIEARNQADSLVYSTEKSLKEHGDKVDAETKGNIEKALEDLKKAMEGDDAEAINKAVEALAQASHKLAEAMYAEAQQEAGAEGGAEEAAAGGDDDVVDAEFEEVDDDKKK; translated from the coding sequence ATGGGTAAAGTTATTGGTATTGACCTGGGGACCACAAACTCCTGTGTGTCCGTTATGGAAGGTGGCGAGCCCACTGTTATTGCAAACGCAGAAGGTGCCCGCACCACCCCGTCGATGGTGGCTTTCGCGGAAAATGGTGAGCGTCTGGTCGGTCAGCAGGCCAAGCGTCAGGCGGTGACCAACCCGGAGAACACCCTGTTTGCCATCAAGCGTCTGATCGGGCGTAAATTTGATTCCGAAGCCGTTCAAAAGGATATCGAAATCAGCCCGTTCAAGATCGTCAAGGCGGACAACGGCGATGCCTGGGTTGAAGCGCGTGATAAAAAATACAGCGCCCCGGAAATCTCCGCCATGATTCTGCAGAAGATGAAGCAGTCCGCAGCGGATTATCTCGGTGAAGAGGTGACGGAAGCGGTTATCACCGTTCCCGCCTACTTCAACGATTCGCAACGTCAGGCCACCAAGGATGCCGGCAAAATTGCCGGTCTGGAAGTCCTGCGTATTATCAACGAGCCGACCGCAGCCGCCCTGGCCTATGGCCTCGATAAAGAAGGCGATGAAAAGATTGCCGTCTTTGACCTTGGTGGCGGTACCTTTGACGTGTCGATCCTTGAACTGGGTGACGGTGTCTTCGAAGTTAAATCCACCAATGGCGATACGTTCCTCGGTGGTGAGGACTTTGACCAGCGCATCATCGATTACCTGGCCGACGAATTCATCAAGGAGCAGGGCATTGACCTGCGTGGCGACAAAATGGCGCTGCAGCGTCTCAAAGAGGCTGCAGAAAAAGCCAAGTGTGAGCTGTCCTCCTCCATGGAAACCGATATCAACCTGCCGTTTATCACGGCGGATCAAAGCGGTCCCAAGCACATGAACGTTAAACTGAGCCGTTCGAAGCTGGAAAGCATCTGCGGAGACCTGCTCGACAAGCTGGAAGCACCTTGCCGTACCGCGCTGAAAGACGCCGGTCTGTCCGCTTCGGAGATCGGTGAAGTCATTCTGGTTGGTGGTATGACCCGCATGCCCGCGGTTCAGGAAAAAGTTAAAGCCATCTTCGGCAAGGCCCCCAATAAAGGGGTCAACCCGGATGAGGTGGTTTCCATCGGTGCGGCCATTCAGGGCGGCGTCCTCAAGGGCGATGTTAAAGATGTTCTGCTGCTGGATGTGACCCCGCTGTCTCTGGGGATCGAAACCCTCGGCGGTGTCATGACCAAGCTGATTGAGAAAAACACCACCATTCCATGTAAGAAGAGCCAGATCTTCTCTACCGCGGCAGACAACCAACCGGCGGTTTCGGTGCACGTTCTCCAGGGTGAGCGGGAAATGGCCAACGACAACAAAACCATCGGTCGCTTCGAGCTGGCTGATATTCCGCCGGCACCGCGCGGTGTTCCTCAGATTGAGGTGACCTTTGATCTGGATGCCAACGGTATTATCAGTGTCTCGGCCAAAGATATGGGCACCGGTAAAGAGCAATCGATCAAAATTACGGCCTCTTCCGGTCTGAGTGATGAAGAGATCGAAAAAATGGTCAAAGATGCTGAAATGCACTCTTCTGAAGACAAGAAGAAGCGTGAGCTGATTGAGGCGCGCAACCAGGCGGACAGCCTGGTTTACAGCACCGAAAAGTCACTCAAAGAGCATGGCGACAAAGTGGATGCGGAAACCAAAGGCAATATCGAAAAAGCTTTGGAAGATCTGAAAAAGGCCATGGAAGGCGATGACGCTGAAGCCATCAACAAGGCGGTTGAAGCGCTGGCACAAGCCTCACACAAGTTGGCCGAAGCCATGTACGCCGAGGCGCAGCAGGAGGCCGGCGCCGAGGGCGGTGCTGAAGAAGCCGCTGCCGGTGGTGATGACGACGTGGTTGACGCTGAATTTGAAGAAGTTGACGACGACAAGAAAAAGTAA
- the dnaJ gene encoding molecular chaperone DnaJ, whose product MSKRDYYEVLGVNRNASEAEIKKAYRRLAVKYHPDKNPGDKEAEDKFKELSEAYAVLVDNQKRATYDQFGHAGMDGSRGYSSGGFSGSPFEDIFGDIFGDIFSGGSSSRRSRGQRGDDLRYNLEVSFEEAAFGTEKSVKIPRHHTCEACGGTGAKAGTSPSPCPTCNGMGQVRYQQGFFQMTRPCPDCGGSGTQIKDPCPECHGTGRVKAKRSLSLKIPAGVETGTRLKLTGEGESGINGGPPGDLYVVISVAEHPIFKREGRDVICETPISFVQAALGCELDVPTLDGKVKLKVPGGTQSGKILKLAGKGIPDIRGYRRGDQLVVLRVETPTQLTSRQKELLEEFAREGGEEVNPLGKGFFEKVKEMFD is encoded by the coding sequence TTGTCAAAGCGGGATTACTACGAGGTTCTGGGCGTCAACCGGAACGCCAGTGAAGCCGAAATCAAGAAAGCCTATCGTCGTCTTGCGGTCAAGTATCATCCGGACAAGAACCCCGGAGATAAAGAAGCGGAAGACAAGTTCAAAGAGCTTTCCGAGGCGTATGCGGTGCTGGTGGACAACCAGAAACGGGCCACCTATGATCAGTTCGGCCATGCCGGGATGGACGGAAGCCGTGGCTACTCCTCCGGAGGATTCAGCGGCAGTCCGTTTGAAGATATCTTCGGCGATATTTTTGGCGATATCTTCAGTGGCGGCAGCAGCTCGCGGCGTAGCCGCGGCCAGCGAGGCGACGATCTGCGCTACAACCTCGAAGTGAGCTTTGAAGAAGCGGCGTTTGGCACGGAAAAGTCGGTCAAGATTCCCCGCCATCATACCTGTGAAGCCTGTGGCGGTACCGGAGCCAAGGCCGGCACCAGCCCGTCACCCTGCCCGACCTGCAACGGCATGGGCCAGGTCCGTTATCAACAGGGCTTTTTCCAGATGACCCGTCCCTGCCCCGATTGTGGCGGTAGCGGCACCCAGATCAAAGATCCCTGTCCTGAATGTCACGGCACCGGCCGGGTCAAAGCCAAGCGCAGCCTGTCGCTGAAGATCCCTGCCGGAGTGGAAACCGGCACGCGCCTCAAGCTCACCGGCGAAGGGGAAAGCGGCATCAATGGCGGCCCTCCCGGCGATCTTTATGTGGTGATTTCCGTTGCCGAGCATCCGATTTTCAAACGGGAAGGGCGTGATGTCATCTGCGAAACACCAATCTCGTTTGTCCAGGCGGCCCTCGGCTGTGAACTCGACGTACCGACTCTGGACGGCAAAGTGAAGTTGAAGGTGCCGGGCGGAACGCAGTCCGGCAAGATCCTTAAGCTGGCCGGCAAAGGGATTCCCGATATCCGTGGTTACCGACGTGGAGACCAGTTAGTGGTGTTGCGTGTCGAGACGCCGACTCAGTTGACCTCCCGTCAAAAGGAGCTGCTGGAGGAGTTTGCCCGTGAGGGCGGCGAAGAGGTCAATCCGTTGGGTAAGGGCTTCTTTGAAAAAGTTAAAGAGATGTTTGATTAG